A DNA window from Flavisolibacter ginsenosidimutans contains the following coding sequences:
- the queG gene encoding tRNA epoxyqueuosine(34) reductase QueG — MMPGKPFHASQKFSDATLRRLSASYKPMVTATHTRLLKTLAKQFGFDYCGIAKAQVLDEDARRLEAWLNKGLHGKMRYMENYFDLRTDPSKLVPGAKSVITLLKNYYPSERLNGDLKISKYAYGQDYHDVIRASLKAMMHEAQEKIGAFSGRGFVDSAPVLERSWAQRSGLGWIGRNGNLITKESGSFYFIATLITDLELEYDDPLAKDFCGSCRRCIEACPTEAIGEDKVINGSQCISYFTIELKDEIIPEEMKGKFQNWMFGCDACQDVCPWNRFSKPHSEAAFSPLPEILNLSTKEWEELSEETFRKIFKHSPLSRSKHKGIQRNVKFLKA, encoded by the coding sequence ATGATGCCCGGTAAACCTTTTCACGCTTCACAAAAATTTAGCGATGCAACTTTGCGGCGTCTTTCCGCTTCTTATAAACCGATGGTGACCGCAACACATACACGGCTTCTTAAAACACTGGCAAAGCAATTTGGCTTTGATTACTGCGGCATCGCCAAAGCACAGGTTTTGGACGAAGATGCGCGGCGATTGGAAGCCTGGCTGAACAAGGGCCTCCACGGCAAGATGCGATACATGGAAAATTATTTTGACCTGCGCACCGATCCATCCAAACTGGTGCCCGGTGCAAAATCGGTCATCACGCTGTTGAAAAATTATTACCCTTCGGAAAGGCTCAACGGCGATTTAAAAATTTCAAAATACGCATACGGGCAAGATTATCATGACGTCATCCGGGCCTCATTAAAAGCAATGATGCACGAAGCCCAAGAGAAAATTGGTGCATTCAGCGGAAGAGGATTTGTAGATTCGGCGCCGGTGCTGGAACGCAGTTGGGCGCAACGCAGCGGTCTTGGTTGGATTGGCAGGAACGGCAATTTAATCACCAAAGAAAGCGGTTCGTTTTATTTCATTGCTACGTTGATTACGGATCTGGAACTTGAATACGACGATCCTCTTGCCAAAGATTTTTGCGGCTCCTGCCGAAGGTGCATCGAAGCCTGTCCTACAGAAGCCATCGGCGAAGACAAAGTCATCAACGGCAGCCAATGCATTTCGTATTTTACCATTGAACTGAAAGATGAAATCATTCCCGAAGAAATGAAAGGGAAATTTCAAAACTGGATGTTTGGCTGCGATGCCTGCCAGGACGTTTGCCCCTGGAACCGCTTCAGCAAACCGCACAGCGAAGCGGCCTTCTCTCCTCTTCCCGAAATTTTAAACCTCTCGACAAAAGAATGGGAAGAACTAAGCGAAGAAACGTTTCGTAAAATTTTTAAACACTCTCCGCTTAGCCGCAGCAAACACAAAGGCATTCAGCGCAACGTAAAATTTTTAAAAGCGTAA
- a CDS encoding LVIVD repeat-containing protein, giving the protein MKKFPLLFAAAFVLLMQQSCMKDSCRRTYTLQTPIFKTLSQVRAEMHSTAPQPLKATGKLNLFGNTIFLNETGRGIHIIDNSNPASPKNMGFINIPGNVNLAVKGSYLYADSHSDMVVFDISNTSNVVPVKFLNNVMKEKNVYWNSTATNNPDSIKVVVGYNTRDTTVDCQTYDMLVKAQVNCPSCAVANPSLLYSAAAPAQTGVGGSMASFTIVNNYLYAVGSSSLYCLDISNPSSPQQTAVKNMGWGIETIYPFQDKLFMGSRTGMFIYSLNDPANPTAQGSFAHLTFCDPVIADNQYAYVTLRGGTMCNSTNVNELDVLDVNDLSRPALKKTYPLSNPYGLAKDGNLLLVCDGTAGLKLYEASSPASLQLIKQINGLEAYDVIAINKLAVVVAREGLYQFDYSNPANPKQLSKLSISK; this is encoded by the coding sequence ATGAAAAAGTTTCCGCTTCTCTTTGCTGCTGCCTTTGTTTTGCTAATGCAACAAAGCTGCATGAAAGACAGTTGCCGCCGCACCTACACGTTACAAACGCCCATCTTCAAAACGCTTTCGCAAGTGCGGGCCGAAATGCACAGCACCGCGCCGCAACCGTTAAAAGCAACCGGCAAGCTAAACCTGTTTGGCAACACAATTTTTTTGAACGAGACTGGCAGAGGCATTCACATCATTGACAACAGCAATCCCGCATCACCCAAAAACATGGGCTTCATCAACATCCCGGGTAACGTAAACCTTGCCGTGAAAGGCTCTTATCTCTATGCCGATTCCCACTCCGACATGGTGGTGTTTGATATTTCAAATACAAGTAACGTGGTACCTGTGAAATTTCTGAACAACGTGATGAAAGAAAAAAACGTTTACTGGAATTCGACGGCTACAAACAATCCGGATTCAATCAAGGTCGTTGTAGGTTACAACACACGTGATACAACCGTGGATTGCCAGACCTACGACATGCTTGTGAAAGCACAAGTGAATTGCCCCTCTTGCGCGGTCGCAAACCCTTCGCTTTTGTATTCGGCAGCGGCGCCGGCGCAAACCGGTGTTGGCGGCAGCATGGCTTCGTTTACAATCGTCAACAACTACCTGTATGCCGTGGGTTCGTCAAGCCTTTATTGCCTCGACATCAGCAACCCGTCAAGCCCGCAACAAACGGCCGTTAAAAATATGGGCTGGGGCATTGAAACCATTTATCCGTTTCAGGACAAACTGTTCATGGGTTCACGCACGGGCATGTTCATTTACAGCTTGAACGATCCGGCAAATCCAACGGCGCAGGGAAGCTTTGCACACCTTACATTTTGCGATCCTGTGATTGCCGATAATCAATATGCTTACGTAACGTTGCGTGGCGGCACGATGTGTAACAGCACCAACGTTAACGAACTTGACGTGCTTGATGTAAACGATCTTTCAAGACCTGCTCTGAAAAAGACTTATCCATTGTCCAATCCGTATGGACTGGCAAAGGACGGCAACCTGTTGCTTGTTTGCGATGGCACGGCGGGGTTGAAATTATACGAAGCTTCTTCGCCTGCAAGCCTGCAATTAATAAAACAAATCAATGGATTGGAAGCCTATGACGTGATTGCAATAAACAAACTGGCTGTTGTAGTGGCAAGAGAAGGCCTCTATCAATTTGATTACAGCAATCCGGCAAATCCAAAACAACTCAGCAAACTTTCCATCAGCAAATAA
- a CDS encoding RNA polymerase sigma factor has translation MDDYRLVKDCLKHKAAAQRELYNRFSASMLAVCYRYTKSVADAEDVLQEGFVKVFRNLQQYKGEGELGAWIRRIMVTTAINFLKKNIRYNAEMVFGEEHLHAVSNHQPQVNIEAKELADLIRQLPAGYQTVFNLYAVEGYNHVEIGKMLGIQEGTSRSQYARARALLIQWIEQKPNQQKTTAYAK, from the coding sequence ATGGATGATTACCGGCTGGTAAAAGACTGTTTAAAACACAAAGCGGCTGCGCAACGCGAGTTGTACAACCGTTTTTCCGCGTCCATGCTGGCCGTTTGCTACCGTTATACCAAATCCGTTGCCGACGCCGAAGACGTGTTGCAGGAAGGCTTTGTAAAAGTGTTCAGGAACCTCCAGCAATACAAGGGCGAAGGCGAACTGGGAGCGTGGATACGCCGCATTATGGTGACAACGGCCATCAATTTTTTGAAGAAGAACATTCGCTACAACGCCGAGATGGTTTTTGGCGAAGAACACCTGCACGCGGTTTCAAATCATCAGCCGCAAGTAAACATCGAAGCGAAAGAACTGGCCGACCTCATACGCCAACTGCCTGCCGGTTATCAAACCGTTTTCAATTTGTATGCGGTAGAAGGTTACAACCACGTTGAAATCGGGAAGATGCTGGGCATACAGGAAGGCACGTCGCGAAGCCAGTACGCAAGAGCAAGGGCATTGCTCATTCAATGGATCGAACAAAAGCCCAATCAACAAAAAACCACCGCCTATGCAAAATAG
- the clpB gene encoding ATP-dependent chaperone ClpB: protein MNLNNFTIKAAEVIQQAQQVAFNHSNSNIETEHILKALLVQEDSPVDFLLKKNGVNVQQLETKLDAQISRLPKISGTEPAQNISRDANNVVLKANASLKGFSDEFVTPESLLLGLVQGNDNTASLLKDAGLTEKGLVAAIKDLRKGSTVTSQTQETQFNALNKYAKNLNELARQGKLDPVIGRDEEIRRTLHILSRRSKNNPILVGEPGVGKTAIAEGLAMRIVNGDVPENLKSKIIYALDMGQLIAGAKYKGEFEERLKGVVKEVATSEGEIILFIDEIHTLVGAGGGEGAMDAANILKPALARGELRAVGATTLNEYQKYFEKDKALERRFQKVMIEEPSIEDAISILRGLKDRYETHHHVRIKDEAIIAAVELSVRYITDRFLPDKAIDLIDESAAKLRLEMNSMPEELDKLERQIRQLEIEREAIKRENDEDKLKDLNTTLANLAVERDTLKAKWQEEKELVEKIQSAKAGIEGLKQEADGAEREGNYGKVAEIRYGKIKEQEEIIAKLQGELNELSSHSKRLMKEEVDAEDIAESVAKATGIPVSKMLQSEREKLLNLEDELHKRVVGQDEAITAIADAIRRSRAGLNDPKKPIGSFIFLGTTGVGKTELAKALADYLFDDEHMMTRIDMSEYQEKHTVSRLVGAPPGYVGYEEGGQLTEAVRRKPYQVVLLDEIEKAHPDVWNIMLQVLDDGRLTDNKGRVVNFKNTIIIMTSNMGSDIIQENFADVTERNKEQIVESTKVQVMNRLKETIRPEFLNRVDEIILFQPLMKTEIRGIIKIQLENLKELVAQSGIQLEFSDYLVDYLAENGFDPQFGARPLKRLIQKEIVNGLSKKILGGAVDKSHPVLVDVFDGVVVFRNEVEQHV from the coding sequence ATGAATTTGAACAACTTCACCATTAAAGCGGCGGAGGTTATTCAGCAAGCGCAACAGGTTGCGTTTAACCATTCCAACAGCAACATCGAAACCGAACACATTTTGAAAGCCCTGCTGGTTCAGGAAGATTCGCCCGTTGATTTTCTTCTAAAGAAAAACGGCGTGAACGTGCAGCAGCTTGAAACAAAGCTAGACGCACAAATCTCCCGCTTGCCAAAAATCAGCGGTACGGAACCGGCGCAGAACATCAGCCGCGATGCCAACAACGTAGTGTTGAAAGCAAACGCTTCGCTGAAAGGCTTCAGCGACGAGTTTGTAACACCTGAAAGTCTTTTACTTGGCCTCGTTCAAGGCAATGACAACACGGCATCGCTGTTAAAAGATGCCGGCCTTACCGAGAAAGGTTTGGTAGCGGCCATCAAAGATTTACGCAAAGGCTCAACCGTTACTTCACAAACGCAGGAAACGCAATTCAACGCCCTAAACAAGTACGCAAAGAATTTGAACGAACTGGCAAGGCAAGGCAAACTTGATCCGGTGATTGGCCGCGACGAAGAGATCAGAAGAACGCTTCACATCTTGTCGCGCAGAAGCAAGAACAACCCGATTCTTGTGGGTGAACCCGGTGTGGGTAAAACCGCAATTGCGGAAGGCCTTGCCATGCGCATTGTGAACGGCGACGTACCCGAAAACCTAAAATCAAAAATTATTTATGCGCTTGACATGGGCCAGTTGATTGCAGGCGCTAAATACAAAGGCGAGTTTGAAGAACGCTTGAAAGGCGTGGTAAAAGAGGTGGCGACTTCGGAAGGAGAAATTATTCTCTTCATTGACGAGATACACACGCTTGTTGGCGCGGGTGGTGGCGAAGGCGCGATGGATGCGGCGAACATTTTAAAACCCGCATTGGCTCGCGGTGAACTAAGAGCCGTGGGCGCAACAACGCTCAACGAGTATCAAAAATATTTTGAGAAAGACAAAGCACTCGAACGACGCTTTCAAAAAGTAATGATTGAAGAGCCTTCAATCGAAGATGCAATTTCAATCCTTCGCGGTTTGAAAGACCGTTACGAAACGCACCACCACGTTCGCATCAAGGACGAAGCGATTATCGCGGCGGTAGAACTTTCGGTGCGCTACATTACCGACCGTTTCCTGCCCGACAAAGCCATTGACCTCATTGATGAAAGCGCGGCCAAGCTTCGCCTCGAAATGAATTCAATGCCGGAAGAATTGGACAAACTCGAACGGCAAATTCGTCAATTGGAAATTGAACGCGAAGCCATCAAACGCGAGAATGATGAGGACAAATTAAAAGACCTCAACACAACCCTGGCAAACCTTGCCGTTGAACGCGATACCTTAAAAGCAAAGTGGCAGGAGGAAAAAGAACTCGTAGAAAAAATTCAATCGGCAAAGGCAGGCATTGAAGGATTGAAGCAGGAAGCCGATGGAGCCGAACGCGAAGGCAACTATGGAAAAGTAGCCGAGATACGGTACGGCAAAATAAAAGAGCAGGAAGAAATCATTGCAAAGCTGCAAGGCGAATTGAACGAATTGAGCAGCCACAGCAAACGCCTGATGAAAGAAGAAGTGGACGCGGAAGACATTGCCGAAAGCGTAGCCAAAGCAACGGGCATTCCGGTGAGCAAGATGCTGCAAAGCGAACGCGAAAAACTGTTGAATCTTGAAGATGAATTGCACAAGCGTGTGGTGGGACAAGACGAAGCCATTACAGCCATTGCCGACGCCATTCGTCGCAGCCGCGCAGGATTAAATGACCCGAAGAAGCCGATTGGTTCTTTCATCTTCCTCGGTACGACCGGCGTGGGTAAAACAGAACTAGCAAAAGCTTTAGCGGATTATTTGTTCGATGACGAGCACATGATGACCCGCATCGACATGAGCGAATATCAAGAGAAGCATACCGTTTCGAGACTGGTAGGAGCGCCTCCGGGATATGTGGGCTACGAGGAAGGCGGTCAGTTAACGGAAGCCGTTCGCCGCAAGCCTTACCAGGTTGTGTTGCTTGATGAAATTGAAAAAGCACACCCCGATGTTTGGAACATCATGCTGCAGGTGCTTGACGACGGCCGCCTGACTGACAACAAAGGCCGTGTGGTAAACTTTAAGAACACCATCATCATCATGACCTCCAACATGGGCAGCGACATCATTCAGGAAAATTTCGCCGATGTGACGGAGCGCAACAAAGAACAAATTGTAGAAAGCACGAAAGTGCAGGTGATGAACCGATTGAAAGAAACCATTCGGCCGGAGTTTTTAAACCGCGTGGACGAGATCATTCTCTTTCAGCCGCTGATGAAGACCGAGATTCGCGGCATCATCAAAATACAATTGGAGAATTTGAAAGAATTGGTTGCACAAAGCGGCATTCAATTGGAGTTTTCGGATTATTTGGTTGATTACCTGGCCGAGAACGGATTTGATCCGCAGTTTGGCGCACGACCGTTGAAGCGGTTAATTCAAAAAGAGATTGTGAACGGATTGAGCAAGAAGATTCTTGGTGGTGCGGTGGACAAATCGCATCCGGTGTTGGTGGACGTATTTGACGGCGTAGTCGTGTTTCGGAATGAGGTGGAGCAACACGTATAA
- a CDS encoding serine hydrolase domain-containing protein → MSQRAVLNCLKFSLVATLLLILQPVFSQTKKSTAPSLFPDLESAIEPRRKDLGGDLMVYVANRDTVVYQKAFGDVNNRTQAPAGAASTWFTTALVLQLVDEGKISLDDKVTQYLPVYGSYYKSYITVRHCLTNTTGIKAEPFKTANVHEMARFASLEEEVANYAKIDIAANAGDAYNYNGMGTNIAARIVEIVTKKKFEQLMRQRIFTPLGMRNSTFASDDGSAPNPAFGAKTTAADFIRFLQMILNNGVFAGKQILSEKAVAEMRKIQVESSRMNGVSKAFAGLEQTLGVWAIEGSEKVGASASALVYPSLTGVWPMVDFSRGYAFVLLPKTFTGEQNSNVYMGLKQVFDEKWKGRKNDAR, encoded by the coding sequence ATGTCACAACGAGCCGTTTTAAACTGCCTGAAATTCAGTCTGGTAGCGACTTTGCTGCTAATTCTTCAGCCCGTCTTTTCACAAACAAAAAAATCCACAGCACCTTCGCTGTTCCCCGATTTGGAAAGTGCCATCGAACCGCGCAGAAAAGATTTGGGCGGCGACCTGATGGTTTACGTTGCCAATCGCGATACCGTCGTTTATCAAAAAGCTTTCGGCGACGTCAACAACCGCACACAGGCGCCTGCGGGTGCAGCAAGCACCTGGTTCACCACAGCCCTGGTTTTACAATTGGTGGACGAAGGCAAGATTTCACTTGACGATAAAGTGACACAATATCTTCCAGTGTACGGTAGCTATTACAAAAGTTACATCACCGTCCGGCATTGCCTTACCAACACGACGGGCATAAAAGCCGAACCGTTCAAAACGGCAAACGTGCACGAAATGGCCAGGTTTGCTTCGCTGGAAGAAGAAGTAGCAAACTATGCAAAAATTGACATTGCGGCCAACGCAGGCGATGCTTACAATTACAACGGCATGGGTACAAACATTGCCGCACGCATCGTTGAAATCGTGACGAAGAAAAAGTTTGAACAACTGATGCGGCAGCGCATTTTTACCCCGCTCGGCATGCGCAACAGCACCTTTGCTTCCGATGACGGCAGTGCGCCAAATCCGGCCTTTGGTGCAAAAACAACGGCGGCCGATTTCATTCGCTTTTTGCAGATGATTTTAAACAACGGAGTCTTTGCCGGCAAACAAATTCTCAGCGAAAAAGCCGTTGCCGAGATGCGCAAAATTCAGGTTGAATCTTCGCGCATGAATGGCGTATCGAAGGCTTTTGCAGGCTTGGAACAAACACTCGGCGTTTGGGCCATTGAGGGTAGTGAAAAGGTTGGTGCGAGTGCAAGCGCTTTGGTTTATCCAAGTTTAACGGGTGTTTGGCCAATGGTTGATTTTAGCCGTGGTTATGCTTTTGTATTGTTGCCGAAAACCTTTACCGGCGAGCAGAATTCAAATGTGTATATGGGTTTGAAGCAAGTGTTTGACGAGAAGTGGAAAGGCAGAAAAAATGATGCCCGGTAA